A part of Miscanthus floridulus cultivar M001 chromosome 6, ASM1932011v1, whole genome shotgun sequence genomic DNA contains:
- the LOC136456134 gene encoding uncharacterized protein isoform X1: protein MAMAPHKHFLPLPSFVFPSYSRKANRSEANQNPHSPFPSSSPSAASDRTRARSPNPRKQAAADMVYYALLVGAELDGLTNLQPRRGCDDPNFPYYLKLKCENCGEVTAKSTYVTLSEQVDLPKGHGTAHLVQKCKLCGRDGTIVMIPGHGTPLTIERSQKEEKTCLMVFDCRGYEPVEFSFGAGWKTESVHGTPFEIDCSEGEFSEYDEKGECPVELSKLQSTFKVVKKSEKGGKTKFV, encoded by the exons ATGGCGATGGCACCGCACAAGCACTTCCTTCCCCTTCCGTCCTTCGTATTCCCTTCGTACAGCCGCAAGGCGAACCGAAGCGAAGCCAACCAAAACCCCCATTCCCCTTTCCCCTCGTCGTCTCCGTCGGCGGCGTCGGACCGAACCCGAGCCCGGAGCCCTAACCCTAGGAAGCAGGCGGCGGCGGATATGGTGTACTACGCGCTGTTGGTGGGCGCGGAGCTGGACGGCCTCACCAACCTGCAGCCCCGCCGCGGCTGCGACGACCCCAACTTCCCCTACTACCTCAAG CTCAAGTGCGAGAACTGCGGGGAGGTCACCGCCAAGTCCACCTACGTCACCCTCAGCGAGCAAGTCGACCTGCCCAAAGGACACGGCACCGCTCACCTCGTCCAGAAG TGCAAGCTTTGTGGGAGAGATGGAACAATTGTGATGATTCCTGGTCATGGGACGCCACTTACTATTGAGCGGAGCCAGAAAGAAGAGAAGACTTGTTTGATGGTGTTTGACTGCAGAGGCTATGAACCTGTTGAGTTTTCTTTTGGTGCTGGCTGGAAGACTGAATCT GTGCATGGGACTCCTTTTGAAATTGACTGCTCTGAAGGTGAATTTTCTGAGTATGATGAGAAGGGAGAGTGCCCCGTTGAGCTAAGCAAGCTGCAGTCAACATTCAAAGTG GTGAAGAAGTCTGAGAAGGGTGGCAAGACTAAATTTGTCTAG
- the LOC136456134 gene encoding uncharacterized protein isoform X2 produces MTKLPSEAPNPRANSRAILVQMAMAPHKHFLPLPSFVFPSYSRKANRSEANQNPHSPFPSSSPSAASDRTRARSPNPRKQAAADMVYYALLVGAELDGLTNLQPRRGCDDPNFPYYLKLKCENCGEVTAKSTYVTLSEQVDLPKGHGTAHLVQKCKLCGRDGTIVMIPGHGTPLTIERSQKEEKTCLMVFDCRGYEPVHGTPFEIDCSEGEFSEYDEKGECPVELSKLQSTFKVVKKSEKGGKTKFV; encoded by the exons ATGACTAAATTACCCTCCGAAGCCCCCAACCCACGCGCGAACTCTAGGGCCATTCTCGTCCAAATGGCGATGGCACCGCACAAGCACTTCCTTCCCCTTCCGTCCTTCGTATTCCCTTCGTACAGCCGCAAGGCGAACCGAAGCGAAGCCAACCAAAACCCCCATTCCCCTTTCCCCTCGTCGTCTCCGTCGGCGGCGTCGGACCGAACCCGAGCCCGGAGCCCTAACCCTAGGAAGCAGGCGGCGGCGGATATGGTGTACTACGCGCTGTTGGTGGGCGCGGAGCTGGACGGCCTCACCAACCTGCAGCCCCGCCGCGGCTGCGACGACCCCAACTTCCCCTACTACCTCAAG CTCAAGTGCGAGAACTGCGGGGAGGTCACCGCCAAGTCCACCTACGTCACCCTCAGCGAGCAAGTCGACCTGCCCAAAGGACACGGCACCGCTCACCTCGTCCAGAAG TGCAAGCTTTGTGGGAGAGATGGAACAATTGTGATGATTCCTGGTCATGGGACGCCACTTACTATTGAGCGGAGCCAGAAAGAAGAGAAGACTTGTTTGATGGTGTTTGACTGCAGAGGCTATGAACCT GTGCATGGGACTCCTTTTGAAATTGACTGCTCTGAAGGTGAATTTTCTGAGTATGATGAGAAGGGAGAGTGCCCCGTTGAGCTAAGCAAGCTGCAGTCAACATTCAAAGTG GTGAAGAAGTCTGAGAAGGGTGGCAAGACTAAATTTGTCTAG